The following are encoded together in the Osmia lignaria lignaria isolate PbOS001 chromosome 13, iyOsmLign1, whole genome shotgun sequence genome:
- the LOC117602329 gene encoding 28S rRNA (uridine-N(3))-methyltransferase encodes MSAAIPTAKSWKETNRLLKEQRKKWREERLAKKFKKEEAEKDLQNDETKPSEQCFEKKDISTVSIAVPGSILDNAQSPELRTYLAGQIARAACVYKIDEIVVFDDKGEITENEKKKVRNDEVLGERRIACLQLARILQYLECPQYLRKYFFPIHKDLQYAGVLNPLDAPHHLRQSDVSLYREGVVTNKPVKGDKGCFVNVGLLSDVHADKVLTSGLRVTVKIPPDQLNPKKLRGIIVSPDIPRSDTGIYWGYNVRLANNLTEALTQGPYKDGYDLTIGTSDKGKSIDDIEAKSIKYHHALIVFGGLSGLEAALESDPNLNVDDPSLIFDKYLNTCPEQGSRTIRTEEAILITLAELRIKLSAKVSPLPNPQYNGFVDN; translated from the coding sequence ATGTCGGCAGCGATTCCTACAGCAAAAAGTTGGAAAGAAACCAATCGTTTATTGAAAGAGCAACGAAAGAAATGGCGCGAAGAGAGGTTAGCAAAGAAATTTAAGAAAGAAGAAGCTGAAAAAGATTTACAAAACGATGAAACAAAGCCTTCTGAACAATGTTTTGAGAAGAAAGATATTTCGACTGTGAGTATTGCTGTCCCTGGATCAATTTTGGACAATGCTCAATCGCCGGAGTTACGAACGTATCTTGCAGGACAGATAGCACGCGCAGCATGCGTTTACAAAATAGACGAAATTGTTGTTTTTGATGACAAAGGAGAAATTACTgagaatgaaaagaagaaagtgcGAAATGACGAGGTATTAGGTGAAAGAAGAATTGCCTGTTTACAACTGGCTAGAATATTGCAATACCTTGAATGTCCACAATATCTAAGAAAGTACTTCTTTCCAATACATAAAGACTTACAATATGCTGGAGTTTTAAATCCTTTGGATGCTCCACATCATTTGCGTCAATCAGATGTATCTTTATATAGAGAAGGAGTGGTTACAAATAAACCAGTTAAAGGTGATAAAGGTTGTTTTGTTAATGTTGGATTATTGAGTGATGTCCATGCAGACAAAGTCTTAACTTCTGGATTGAGAGTCACTGTAAAAATACCACCAGATCAACTAAATCCCAAAAAATTGAGAGGGATTATTGTATCTCCTGATATTCCAAGATCTGATACTGGTATATATTGGGGATATAATGTTAGGCTAGCAAATAATCTCACAGAAGCATTAACACAAGGTCCTTACAAGGATGGATATGATTTGACTATTGGAACTTCAGACAAAGGAAAATCTATTGATGATATAGAAgctaaaagtataaaataccaTCATGCTTTGATAGTATTTGGTGGATTGTCTGGATTAGAAGCTGCATTGGAAAGTGATCCTAATTTGAATGTGGATGACCCATCTTtgatatttgataaatatttaaatacttgTCCTGAGCAAGGCTCAAGAACAATTAGAACAGAAGAAgctattttaattactttagcAGAATTAAGGATAAAATTATCTGCTAAAGTTTCTCCACTGCCAAATCCTCAATATAATGGTTTTGTTGATAACTGA
- the LOC117602332 gene encoding UPF0598 protein CG30010: protein MSSLLFSHVLASRSKRLFSSKIFNRHYVEYVQGQSPEPKVREYFYYIDHQGMLFLDDARMKNFTSCFKDKKFLAFFFKHLKKNDTSRYREDFPYISLCGIERNFVRCDDLPIVFTKVIQWEDEKTKDNKDWFGYAHAEELLMVPFQPEKLHMNVHSGRVYHPAPERAGGIGLVRSKLAIEFSSLFNFEKGEEHSPTHFNWKGKRYSLDTEWCKNKIAQTIK, encoded by the exons ATGTCCTCACTGTTATTTTCACATGTACTTGCAAGTAGGAGTAAAAGATTATTTTCTTCCAAGATATTCAACAGACATTATGTAGAATATGTGCAAGGACAATCACCAGAACCTAAAGTTAGAGAATACTTTTATTATATAGATCACCAAGGCAtg TTGTTCTTGGATGATGCTCGGATGAAAAATTTTACATCTTGTTTTAAAG ATAAAAAATTTTTGGCATTCTTTTTCAAGCACTTGAAAAAAAATGACACTAGCAGATACAGAGAGGATTTTCCTTATATTTCTCTTTGTGGTATAGAAAGGAATTTTGTCAGATGCGATGATTTACCAATAGTCTTCACAAAAGTTATTCAATGGGAAGatgaaaaaacaaaagataATAAAGATTGGTTTGGTTATGCTCATGCAGAAGAATTATTAATG GTTCCATTTCAACCAGAAAAATTACATATGAATGTTCATTCAGGAAGAGTGTATCATCCTGCACCAGAAAGAGCAGGAGGAATTGGTCTAGTAAGATCAAAACTTGCAATTGAATTTAGTTCATTGTTCAATTTTGAAAAAGGAGAAGAACATAGTCCAACTCACTTTAATTGGAAAGGTAAAAGATATTCCCTTGATACAGAGTGGTGTAAGAACAAAATAGCAcaaactataaaataa
- the kat80 gene encoding katanin p80 isoform X2 yields the protein MASSTKRSWKLQDFVAHSANVNCLALGHKSGRVLVTGGDDKKVNLWAVGKQNCIMSLSGHTTPIECVRFGQTEDLVCAGSQTGALKIWDLEHAKLARTLTGHKAGIRCMDFHPYGELLASGSLDTAIKLWDIRRKGCIFTYKGHNRMVNSLKFSPDGQWIASAGEEGMVKLWDLRAGRQLREFSEHRGPATTVEFHPHEFLLASGSADRTVHFWDLESFQLVSSTEQSHSSAIRCLYFSQGGECLFAGCHDVLKVYGWEPGRTLDSVPTGWGKVHDIAIAQKQLIGASFHTANIVLYVCDLNKIAPLGGVSASGSPFSHGNSLRKSFSRERPPGLKKHTVDVRTIEEADKSGTDPEDEASFTDTPNVTEYDEVFQPNRAHPTQPQILQNLSTSMSNISVMDSEEVPPMLSPSSPPPPAPTLSLTKPVPVRVQPIKSSPPVQRNAITSTSQIKANLQTNNGLGRTSKTLASIPPLRQSITPFPGKKTTTTSDIGTLPPPLGPQRSNSTLTPRVAPMAAVLPVMDDGKIKNRVPSPDSPKHYLKRQSSCRDGEQGYESDYPVQINNIRHSPSDPALNRPNSAQSRSTSLNRNFPTSTPRNATTATTFVTKKSNKAQVAPNPKVEIRTPQLRPSIETTEKEEFVPINTDKPYGLDVEAFLPNHFARSAGFGYPQMGVLNEMSEAEVLNSMMRGHEPMMAVLTSRHRSLQIIYSLWHNKDHKAAVESAVAMNDLAVIVDLLGILTLKPAMWNLDLCNALLTPIGELLQSKYEMYITAGSSALRLILRNFASVIKSNVEAPLHTIGVDVSREERYHKCLSCYEKLSSIRNILLKKQSTSGKLGASYRELAVLIRSLE from the exons ATGGCTTCGTCCACGAAGAGATCATGGAAACTCC AGGATTTTGTTGCCCACTCAGCCAATGTCAATTGTCTAGCATTAGGCCACAAATCTGGACGTGTTTTGGTCACTGGTGGTGATGATAAGAAGGTGAATCTATGGGCAGTTGGGAAGCAGAATTGTATTATG AGCCTGAGCGGTCACACCACACCAATAGAATGTGTAAGATTTGGGCAAACAGAAGATTTAGTATGCGCTGGTTCACAGACAGGGGCATTGAAAATTTGGGATTTGGAACATGCCAAATTAGCTCGTACATTAACAGGGCACAAAGCTGGTATAAGGTGCATGGATTTTCATCCTTATGGAGAACTATTGGCATCGGGAAGTTTAGATACTGCTATCAAACTTTGGGACATTAGAAGAAAAGGATGTATATTTACGTATAAAGGGCACAACAGGATGGTGAACAGTTTAAAATTTAGTCCTGATGGCCAATGGATTGCTAGTGCAGGAGAGGAAGGAATGGTTAAG CTGTGGGACTTAAGGGCTGGCAGACAACTTAGAGAATTCTCCGAACACAGAGGACCAGCGACGACAGTAGAATTTCATCCCCATGAATTCCTGTTAGCTAGTGGTAGCGCGGATAGAACAGTTCATTTTTGGGACTTGGAATCATTTCAACTTGTATCTTCCACAGAACAAAGTCACTCCTCAGCAATTAG GTGTCTATATTTCAGTCAAGGTGGAGAATGTCTCTTTGCTGGTTGCCATGATGTGTTAAAGGTCTATGGCTGGGAACCAGGTAGAACATTAGATTCTGTTCCAACTGGTTGGGGAAAAGTACATGATATAGCTATAGCCCAGAAGCAACTG ATCGGTGCAAGTTTTCACACTGCAAATATCGTCCTGTACGTATGCGATTTAAACAAAATTGCTCCATTGGGAGGAGTGTCAGCATCCGGTTCCCCATTTAGTCACGGGAATTCGCTAAGGAAAAGCTTCTCTAGAGAAAGACCACCGGGATTGAAGAAACATAC AGTAGATGTGCGAACTATAGAAGAGGCGGATAAGTCTGGAACTGATCCAGAGGATGAAGCATCTTTCACCGATACACCCAACGTTACCGAATACGATGAAGTTTTCCAACCAAACAGAGCGC ATCCCACACAGCCACAGATATTACAAAATCTTTCTACCTCAATGTCGAACATAAGCGTGATGGATTCAGAGGAGGTACCTCCAATGCTATCGCCGTCGTCTCCGCCTCCACCTGCGCCAACGTTATCATTAACGAAACCCGTACCAGTACGTGTTCAACCGATAAAATCATCTCCACCCGTTCAAAGGAACGCGATCACCTCGACGAGTCAAATAAAAGCGAATCTTCAAACGAACAACGGCCTTGGCAGAACGTCGAAAACCCTCGCGTCTATACCTCCTCTGAGACAGAGCATCACGCCTTTTCCTGGAAAGAAAACTACTACAACCAGTGACATTGGAACACTTCCACCACCTTTGGGCCCACAGAGATCAAATTCTACACTGACGCCACGCGTGGCACCAATGGCTGCTGTTCTTCCAGTAATGGACGATGGTAAAATAAAGAATAGAGTACCTAGCCCGGATTCTCCTAAGCACTATTTGAAAAGACAGAGTAGTTGTAGAGACGGAGAACAGGGTTACGAAAGCGATTATCCGGTACA AATTAATAATATAAGGCACAGTCCCTCTGACCCAGCGTTGAACAGGCCAAACTCTGCGCAATCTAGGTCGACATCTCTGAACAGAAACTTTCCTACCTCAACGCCGCGTAACGCGACCACAGCTACCACGTTCGTCACAAAGAAATCAAACAAAGCTCAAGTGGCCCCGAATCCTAAGGTAGAAATCCGTACGCCTCAATTGAGGCCAAGCATCGAGACCACAGAGAAAGAAGAATTTGTCCCTATAAATACCGACAAGCCCTATGGTTTAGACGTCGAGGCTTTTCTACCG AATCATTTCGCAAGATCAGCGGGTTTCGGTTACCCACAAATGGGAGTCCTCAATGAAATGTCAGAAGCTGAGGTACTCAACAGTATGATGAGGGGTCACGAGCCAATGATGGCTGTCCTTACGAGTCGTCATCGTTCCTTACAAATCATCTACTCTCTCTGGCACAATAAAGACCATAAG GCCGCGGTTGAATCGGCTGTGGCAATGAACGATCTTGCAGTTATCGTTGATCTGTTGGGAATATTGACCTTAAAACC AGCAATGTGGAACTTGGATCTGTGTAACGCGTTGCTTACACCAATCGGGGAGCTACTTCAAAGTAAATACGAAAT GTACATAACGGCGGGCTCATCGGCGTTGAGACTGATCCTGCGAAATTTCGCCTCGGTGATTAAATCAAACGTGGAGGCGCCGCTTCACACGATCGGCGTGGACGTGTCGCGAGAGGAACG CTATCACAAGTGTCTGTCCTGCTACGAGAAGCTCTCCAGCATTAGGAACATCCTGCTGAAGAAACAGTCGACCTCCGGTAAATTAGGAGCCTCTTATCGGGAGCTGGCCGTTTTGATACGAAGCCTCGAGTGA
- the Taf13 gene encoding TATA-box binding protein associated factor 13 isoform X2 has translation MTTEEGFEQFEDEEAEIPIGGTLPGGRKRLFSKELRCMMYGFGDDQNPYTESVDLLEDLVIEFITEMTHRAMEIGRTGRVQVEDIVFLVRKDPRKYARVKDLLTMNEELKKARKAFDEVKYAE, from the exons ATGACGACAGAAGAAGGTTTTGAACAG ttCGAAGATGAGGAGGCTGAAATTCCGATTGGTGGAACATTACCTGGCGGTAGGAAACGATTATTTTCAAAGGAATTGCGCTGTATGATGTATGGTTTTGGAGATGATCAAAATCCTTACACAGAAAGTGTAGATTTATTAGAAGATCTGGTTATTGAGTTTATTACTGAGATGACACATAGGGCAATGGAAATTGGTCGTACTGGTCGGGTCCAAGTAGAAGATATTGTATTCTTAG TAAGAAAGGATCCAAGAAAATATGCAAGGGTAAAAGATTTATTAACAATGaatgaagaattaaagaaaGCTAGAAAAGCATTCGATGAAGTTAAATATGCAG AATAA
- the Ppox gene encoding protoporphyrinogen oxidase, with product MTAILGAGISGLSAAYYALNNPKITSLVVLEASNRVGGWIHSLKQPDGTIFEKGPRVLRADSLDTLNLIEELGLSDKIIHIKSGHPAAENRYIYSDNALHCLPNNFKGLITKNTLLNQSLMSILLNDIRTKKVSKDDESIYDFIHRRFGEGVTEKLIAPVMCGIYGGDIHKLSAKSCINSLFEAEQTHGSIIKGLIYNRYGNIAQELFKKRTDLTIKSNYTPSLLLQRARKEKWRNWALEGGLEQLPQAIAKNIIKRGVDIKMQHNCEKLIFNKDYVELIVNGKSEKYSQIISSLPAKKLATLIQEQHPELSKELCSIPAITMVVVNLQYSETVSPINAFGFLVPPKEQIPILGVIFDSCIVPQNSKMTVLTVMMGGAWFEKYFSECSSEEHLRAVAVKYVNKILGIDEDPKAFNTSILRDCIPQYTVGHAQRLSRIRKYISAHKIPLTLCGSSYDALAVPSVILSAKKAVSNIY from the exons ATGACAGCAATATTAGGTGCTGGTATATCAGGTTTATCAGCTGCATATTATGCGCTTAACAATCCAAAAATAACTTCCTTAGTTGTATTAGAAGCCTCAAATCGTGTAGGTGGATGGATACATTCCTTGAAACAACCTGATGGAACAATATTTGAGAAAGGTCCACGAGTTTTAAGAGCTGATTCTCTTGATACATTAAATTTAATAGAGGAATTGGGATTATCAgataaaattattcatattaAGTCTGGCCATCCAGCAGCTGAAAACCGATATATTTATTCAGATAATGCGTTACATTGTTTACCCAATAATTTTAAGGGGTTGATCACCAAAAATACTTTATTAAACCAGTCATTGATGAGTATTTTGTTGAATGATATTAGGACAAAAAAAGTTTCTAAAGATGATGAAAGTATATATGATTTCATACATAGAAGATTTGGTGAAGGTGTAACAGAAAAACTAATTGCTCCAGTAATGTGTGGAATCTATGGGGGTGATATACATAAATTGAGCGCAAAATCTTGTATAAATAGTTTATTTGAAGCAGAACAAACCCATGGTTCTATAATTAAAGGTCTTATATATaacagatatggtaatattgctcaagaattatttaaaaaaagaactgACCTAActataaaatcaaattatacaCCTTCACTATTATTACAAAGAGCTAGAAAAGAAAAGTGGCGCAATTGGGCACTTGAAGGAGGTTTGGAACAATTACCTCAAGCAATTgccaaaaatataattaaacgtGGAGTAGATATAAAAATGCAACATAACTGtgagaaattaatatttaacaaagATTATGTAGAAttaattgtaaatggaaaaagtgaaaaatattctCAAATTATTTCAAGTTTGCCCGCAAAAAAATTAGCTACTTTAATACAAGAGCAACATCCAGAACTGTCTAAAGAATTATGCAGCATACCTGCAATAACAATGGTTGTAGTTAATCTCCAATATTCTGAAACTGTTTCACCTATTAATGCATTTGGATTTCTTGTTCCACCAAAAGAGCAAATTCCCATTCTAGGTGTGATATTTGATTCATGTATTGTTCCTCAGAACTCTAAAATGACa GTACTGACAGTAATGATGGGAGGGGCATGGTTTGAAAAGTACTTTAGTGAATGTTCATCAGAAGAACATTTAAGAGCTGTAGCAGTCAAATATGTGAATAAAATCTTGGGCATTGATGAAGATCCCAAGGCATTTAACACCTCCATTTTGAGAGATTGTATTCCACAGTACACAGTAGGTCATGCACAACGACTAAGTCGCATCCGCAAATATATCTCCGCGCATAAAATTCCTTTAACGTTATGTGGTTCTTCATACGATGCTTTAGCAGTCCCTTCTGTTATTCTGTCAGCAAAAAAAGCTGTTTCTAATATCTATTAG
- the Taf13 gene encoding TATA-box binding protein associated factor 13 isoform X1 produces the protein MTTEEGFEQFEDEEAEIPIGGTLPGGRKRLFSKELRCMMYGFGDDQNPYTESVDLLEDLVIEFITEMTHRAMEIGRTGRVQVEDIVFLVRKDPRKYARVKDLLTMNEELKKARKAFDEVKYAGTVNQ, from the exons ATGACGACAGAAGAAGGTTTTGAACAG ttCGAAGATGAGGAGGCTGAAATTCCGATTGGTGGAACATTACCTGGCGGTAGGAAACGATTATTTTCAAAGGAATTGCGCTGTATGATGTATGGTTTTGGAGATGATCAAAATCCTTACACAGAAAGTGTAGATTTATTAGAAGATCTGGTTATTGAGTTTATTACTGAGATGACACATAGGGCAATGGAAATTGGTCGTACTGGTCGGGTCCAAGTAGAAGATATTGTATTCTTAG TAAGAAAGGATCCAAGAAAATATGCAAGGGTAAAAGATTTATTAACAATGaatgaagaattaaagaaaGCTAGAAAAGCATTCGATGAAGTTAAATATGCAGGTACTGTTAATCAGTAA
- the kat80 gene encoding katanin p80 isoform X1: MASSTKRSWKLQDFVAHSANVNCLALGHKSGRVLVTGGDDKKVNLWAVGKQNCIMSLSGHTTPIECVRFGQTEDLVCAGSQTGALKIWDLEHAKLARTLTGHKAGIRCMDFHPYGELLASGSLDTAIKLWDIRRKGCIFTYKGHNRMVNSLKFSPDGQWIASAGEEGMVKLWDLRAGRQLREFSEHRGPATTVEFHPHEFLLASGSADRTVHFWDLESFQLVSSTEQSHSSAIRCLYFSQGGECLFAGCHDVLKVYGWEPGRTLDSVPTGWGKVHDIAIAQKQLIGASFHTANIVLYVCDLNKIAPLGGVSASGSPFSHGNSLRKSFSRERPPGLKKHTVDVRTIEEADKSGTDPEDEASFTDTPNVTEYDEVFQPNRALSRTPPPEPEAFEEPQDIDPTQPQILQNLSTSMSNISVMDSEEVPPMLSPSSPPPPAPTLSLTKPVPVRVQPIKSSPPVQRNAITSTSQIKANLQTNNGLGRTSKTLASIPPLRQSITPFPGKKTTTTSDIGTLPPPLGPQRSNSTLTPRVAPMAAVLPVMDDGKIKNRVPSPDSPKHYLKRQSSCRDGEQGYESDYPVQINNIRHSPSDPALNRPNSAQSRSTSLNRNFPTSTPRNATTATTFVTKKSNKAQVAPNPKVEIRTPQLRPSIETTEKEEFVPINTDKPYGLDVEAFLPNHFARSAGFGYPQMGVLNEMSEAEVLNSMMRGHEPMMAVLTSRHRSLQIIYSLWHNKDHKAAVESAVAMNDLAVIVDLLGILTLKPAMWNLDLCNALLTPIGELLQSKYEMYITAGSSALRLILRNFASVIKSNVEAPLHTIGVDVSREERYHKCLSCYEKLSSIRNILLKKQSTSGKLGASYRELAVLIRSLE; the protein is encoded by the exons ATGGCTTCGTCCACGAAGAGATCATGGAAACTCC AGGATTTTGTTGCCCACTCAGCCAATGTCAATTGTCTAGCATTAGGCCACAAATCTGGACGTGTTTTGGTCACTGGTGGTGATGATAAGAAGGTGAATCTATGGGCAGTTGGGAAGCAGAATTGTATTATG AGCCTGAGCGGTCACACCACACCAATAGAATGTGTAAGATTTGGGCAAACAGAAGATTTAGTATGCGCTGGTTCACAGACAGGGGCATTGAAAATTTGGGATTTGGAACATGCCAAATTAGCTCGTACATTAACAGGGCACAAAGCTGGTATAAGGTGCATGGATTTTCATCCTTATGGAGAACTATTGGCATCGGGAAGTTTAGATACTGCTATCAAACTTTGGGACATTAGAAGAAAAGGATGTATATTTACGTATAAAGGGCACAACAGGATGGTGAACAGTTTAAAATTTAGTCCTGATGGCCAATGGATTGCTAGTGCAGGAGAGGAAGGAATGGTTAAG CTGTGGGACTTAAGGGCTGGCAGACAACTTAGAGAATTCTCCGAACACAGAGGACCAGCGACGACAGTAGAATTTCATCCCCATGAATTCCTGTTAGCTAGTGGTAGCGCGGATAGAACAGTTCATTTTTGGGACTTGGAATCATTTCAACTTGTATCTTCCACAGAACAAAGTCACTCCTCAGCAATTAG GTGTCTATATTTCAGTCAAGGTGGAGAATGTCTCTTTGCTGGTTGCCATGATGTGTTAAAGGTCTATGGCTGGGAACCAGGTAGAACATTAGATTCTGTTCCAACTGGTTGGGGAAAAGTACATGATATAGCTATAGCCCAGAAGCAACTG ATCGGTGCAAGTTTTCACACTGCAAATATCGTCCTGTACGTATGCGATTTAAACAAAATTGCTCCATTGGGAGGAGTGTCAGCATCCGGTTCCCCATTTAGTCACGGGAATTCGCTAAGGAAAAGCTTCTCTAGAGAAAGACCACCGGGATTGAAGAAACATAC AGTAGATGTGCGAACTATAGAAGAGGCGGATAAGTCTGGAACTGATCCAGAGGATGAAGCATCTTTCACCGATACACCCAACGTTACCGAATACGATGAAGTTTTCCAACCAAACAGAGCGC TGTCTCGCACTCCACCCCCAGAACCTGAGGCTTTCGAGGAGCCTCAAGATATAG ATCCCACACAGCCACAGATATTACAAAATCTTTCTACCTCAATGTCGAACATAAGCGTGATGGATTCAGAGGAGGTACCTCCAATGCTATCGCCGTCGTCTCCGCCTCCACCTGCGCCAACGTTATCATTAACGAAACCCGTACCAGTACGTGTTCAACCGATAAAATCATCTCCACCCGTTCAAAGGAACGCGATCACCTCGACGAGTCAAATAAAAGCGAATCTTCAAACGAACAACGGCCTTGGCAGAACGTCGAAAACCCTCGCGTCTATACCTCCTCTGAGACAGAGCATCACGCCTTTTCCTGGAAAGAAAACTACTACAACCAGTGACATTGGAACACTTCCACCACCTTTGGGCCCACAGAGATCAAATTCTACACTGACGCCACGCGTGGCACCAATGGCTGCTGTTCTTCCAGTAATGGACGATGGTAAAATAAAGAATAGAGTACCTAGCCCGGATTCTCCTAAGCACTATTTGAAAAGACAGAGTAGTTGTAGAGACGGAGAACAGGGTTACGAAAGCGATTATCCGGTACA AATTAATAATATAAGGCACAGTCCCTCTGACCCAGCGTTGAACAGGCCAAACTCTGCGCAATCTAGGTCGACATCTCTGAACAGAAACTTTCCTACCTCAACGCCGCGTAACGCGACCACAGCTACCACGTTCGTCACAAAGAAATCAAACAAAGCTCAAGTGGCCCCGAATCCTAAGGTAGAAATCCGTACGCCTCAATTGAGGCCAAGCATCGAGACCACAGAGAAAGAAGAATTTGTCCCTATAAATACCGACAAGCCCTATGGTTTAGACGTCGAGGCTTTTCTACCG AATCATTTCGCAAGATCAGCGGGTTTCGGTTACCCACAAATGGGAGTCCTCAATGAAATGTCAGAAGCTGAGGTACTCAACAGTATGATGAGGGGTCACGAGCCAATGATGGCTGTCCTTACGAGTCGTCATCGTTCCTTACAAATCATCTACTCTCTCTGGCACAATAAAGACCATAAG GCCGCGGTTGAATCGGCTGTGGCAATGAACGATCTTGCAGTTATCGTTGATCTGTTGGGAATATTGACCTTAAAACC AGCAATGTGGAACTTGGATCTGTGTAACGCGTTGCTTACACCAATCGGGGAGCTACTTCAAAGTAAATACGAAAT GTACATAACGGCGGGCTCATCGGCGTTGAGACTGATCCTGCGAAATTTCGCCTCGGTGATTAAATCAAACGTGGAGGCGCCGCTTCACACGATCGGCGTGGACGTGTCGCGAGAGGAACG CTATCACAAGTGTCTGTCCTGCTACGAGAAGCTCTCCAGCATTAGGAACATCCTGCTGAAGAAACAGTCGACCTCCGGTAAATTAGGAGCCTCTTATCGGGAGCTGGCCGTTTTGATACGAAGCCTCGAGTGA
- the LOC117602328 gene encoding angio-associated migratory cell protein, with protein sequence MHKDTPPSSPDMSNQMEDEEDMIYIGDVEEVIDAYDTREIEHEDGMGEDPPEEGDATYVFTGHKRGSVFCGSLTKNGKLATTGGEEDKAYVWDTLSGEIILDCVGHKDSIIFSEFNHDESYLATGDMSGMIQVWRMSDKARVWDYNMGDATWMKWHMAANVLLGGSVDGEVYMWKIPDGDCKVFQGFGCRAETGAIFPDGKRVAVGYEDGVIGVIDLKSGSVLSSISSVLGHTSTITAVDCHSDNNLILSAAVDGKTIISTSTTGKIISVLQSLNSSDNIGNADPEAENSERNNESNWVETAAFCKDPAFQVAATGTVNGEIFIWDISKQVLRQKIEQESGVSKILWKGNTSILFSTGLDGILRCFDGKNGECIRSFTGHTADILDLYISENGEKALTTSDDSTARIFDISSIP encoded by the exons ATGCATAAGGATACACCACCATCCTCTCCAGACATGAGTAATCAGATGGAAGATGAAGAAGATATGATATACATAGGTGATGTAGAAGAAGTAATAGATGCATATGATACAAGAGAAATTGAACATGAAGATGGAATGGGAGAAGATCCTCCAGAAGAGGGAGATGCTACTTATGTGTTTACCGGTCATAAACGTG GTTCTGTCTTTTGCGGTTCTCTGACCAAAAATGGAAAGTTAGCCACtacaggaggagaagaagacAAAGCTTATGTGTGGGATACATTGTCTGGAGAGATCATTCTTGACTGTGTTGGTCACAAAGATAGTATTATCTTTTCAGAATTTAATCATGATGAATCATATTTGGCTACTGGGGATATGAGTGGTATGATACAAGTTTGGAGAATGTCGGATAAAGCTAGAGTTTGGGATTACAACATGGGAGATGCAACA TGGATGAAGTGGCATATGGCTGCAAATGTTTTGCTAGGGGGATCTGTTGATGGAGAAGTATACATGTGGAAAATTCCTGATGGAGACTGCAAGGTTTTTCAAGGATTTGGATGCAGGGCAGAGACTGGTGCAATATTTCCAGATG GTAAACGTGTTGCAGTAGGTTATGAGGATGGAGTTATTGGAGTTATAGATTTAAAGTCAGGTTCTGTGTTGTCATCTATCTCCTCTGTATTGGGTCATACTTCTACTATAACTGCTGTTGATTGCCATTCAGACAACAATCTAATACTTTCTGCAGCTGTGGATGGAAAAACAATAATTAGCACATCAACTACTGGCAag ATAATATCTGTTCTGCAAAGCCTTAATAGTAGTGATAACATTGGAAACGCTGATCCGGAAGCTGAAAATAGCGAAAGAAATAATGAGAGCAATTGGGTAGAAACAGCAGCTTTCTGCAAAGATCCTGCATTTCAAGTTGCTGCAACTGGAACTGTTAATGGAGAAATCTTTATCTGGGATATCTCAAAACAG GTACTTAGACAAAAAATAGAACAAGAAAGCGGTGTATCGAAGATTTTATGGAAGGGAAACACTTCTATCCTGTTTTCAACAGGATTAGACGGTATTCTTAGGTGTTTCGATGGAAAAAATGGTGAATGTATACGATCGTTTACGGGTCATACGGCAGACATTCTTGATCTATATATATCTGA AAACGGAGAAAAAGCCCTGACAACATCTGATGATTCCACAGCTAGGATTTTTGATATTTCATCTATACCTTAa